GAGGAGGTGCGTGGCCACGAGGGAGTGCGGCAGCGCCGCGTCCCGGTCTGCGGCACGGCCCTCCGGCGGCGTCCAGGGGGTGGTGTTCTCGACGACGGCGGTGAGCCGCAACACCCGGTAGGGGCCGTCGAGTTCGCTCGCGGAGAGCCGCACCACGCCGGTGACCTCGGCGCTGCGCCGGACCAGTCGGCCGACGGTCCGGCCAGTCGCGTCCAGGACCGGCTCGGTGTCCTCGACGGCGGGCTTGCGGAAGGGGAACTCAACGCCGTCGCCGGTCAGTTGCGCGACCGGTGCGACCAACTCGACGCGTTCCTCGGCCCCTTCGTCCCAGGGCACCAGCACCCGGTCGTCGAGGTGGAGCTCGGGTACGGTCTCGAAGCCGCCGTCGGGCAGGGCGCGTTGCACGGTGCGGCGGCGGGCGTGCAGGAAGCGGACCTCGACCGCGAGGCTCGCCTCCGCTCTCGGCTCCATCAGGCACTCGGTGTGCTGGAAGTCGTGCTCCTCGCACTCGGCGCCCCAGGCGGGCGGCACCAGGACGCCGAACTGCCAGCGCAGCCGGTTCTTGGCCGCCGAGGCACGGTACGGGTAGAGCACGTAGCCCTCGAAGAGCACGGCGTCGGCCACCTGCCGGGCGAGGGCGAGGCGCTCCTCGGTCTCGGGGGCGAACGCGGGGGCGGTCACGGCCGGGTCCTTCCGGTGCTGCCGGTGAGGGTGCGCAGCGGGTCGCTCGCCGCTGGGGCGGCGTCGGCGAGGAGCGCCTTGAGCGTCGCCTCCCAGGAGGGCAGCGCGTGCCGGGAGCGGTAGGCGAGGAGGGCGTCCATGGTGTCATCGGGCAGCCGGATCCAGCCGCAGCCGGGGAAGTGCTGCTCGATCATCTCCCGCCAGGTGGTGACCGGCATCCTGAAGGACGCCTCGCGGTCCCACGGGACGGGCTCCACGCGGAAGCCGCCGGTGCCGGTGAACGCCGTGCCGGAGAACAGCATCAGCAGCGGGACCTCGCCGTCGGTGAGGGCGTCCAGGTAGCGGGTCGCGGCGATGTCCATGTCGTAGGTGCACGGGACGACGAGGTCGGTCTCGGTCTCGCCCGTGAACGCGGAGACCATCACCGGGACCTGCGCGAACTGCACGGGCTGAAGGGTGCTGCCCCAGCGGGCGCGCTCCCCGAACAGATCGGTGAGCCCGTCGGCCTCGGCGGGCGCGTACCCGCGGCGCGCGGGCTCGATCCGGATCTGGCAGCGCAGGGCGATGGCGTGCACGGGGACATCGCCGGAGGCGGTGACCCGCAGCCGGAAGACCAGGGTGGGACCGGCGGCGTAGCGATCGGCGCGGACCCCGGTGCAGGTGAAGGAGAACTCGGTCACGTGCGCTCCGCCTCGTCCAGGGGCCGGACGCGACTTCGGACGTCGTCGAAGAAGGCGTCCAGCGCCGCCCGTGCCTCCGCGCCGCCGTCGAAGCCCTGCCACAACAGCCGCATCCGGCCGACGAGTTCGTAGCAGACGTCGATCGGGACGAGGTGGCACTCGAAGGTGTCGCCGTCGCGGCGCAGCAGGAGAGCCTCCACGTCGGGTGCGAGGAGGGCTGCGAGCCGGCTGCCGCCGAGGACCTCGTCGAAGGCGGCCGGTTCGAGTTCGCTCTCGGTGGCGCCGGCCGGGCTGGGATAGAGGGCGACCAGCCGGTCGAGGGCTGCGTTGCGGAAGAAGAAGACGACGCCGACCGGGATCCGCAGCGCCTCCCACGCCCGCTCGTCGAGGCGGTGCCCGGGGTCGGTGAGGTAGCGGGCCGGGACCGCGCGGAAGCGGCCCGCGGCGGCGCCCGGTTGCTGCATGAGCAGCGCGCAGGCACCGCAGGCGCAGACGAGGGCGCGTTGTTCGGTGTCGACCAGGTGGCGGTGGTCCTCGGGCACCACGACCCCGCACAGCTCGCATCGCTCGGGCTGCGGCGGACGCTCGGCCAGGAACCGCCGCAGGCCGACGGTGGCCGCGGTCACCGGGTCTTCGTCCCGATCTGCAACAGG
The DNA window shown above is from Streptomyces chartreusis and carries:
- a CDS encoding DUF6084 family protein, with the protein product MTEFSFTCTGVRADRYAAGPTLVFRLRVTASGDVPVHAIALRCQIRIEPARRGYAPAEADGLTDLFGERARWGSTLQPVQFAQVPVMVSAFTGETETDLVVPCTYDMDIAATRYLDALTDGEVPLLMLFSGTAFTGTGGFRVEPVPWDREASFRMPVTTWREMIEQHFPGCGWIRLPDDTMDALLAYRSRHALPSWEATLKALLADAAPAASDPLRTLTGSTGRTRP
- a CDS encoding DUF5947 family protein, which encodes MTAATVGLRRFLAERPPQPERCELCGVVVPEDHRHLVDTEQRALVCACGACALLMQQPGAAAGRFRAVPARYLTDPGHRLDERAWEALRIPVGVVFFFRNAALDRLVALYPSPAGATESELEPAAFDEVLGGSRLAALLAPDVEALLLRRDGDTFECHLVPIDVCYELVGRMRLLWQGFDGGAEARAALDAFFDDVRSRVRPLDEAERT